The Afipia massiliensis genome has a segment encoding these proteins:
- a CDS encoding FkbM family methyltransferase, whose product MHRPKTAEVELSFLDRIVRNDAVTVDVGANCGLYTRELARLSRRVHAFEPSRAMADVLRRTSAPNVVVHEVALSDHEGAAELLIPQSEEGAVHGLASLEPQVALSAKSCTVLNVPMARLDDMIQDDVAFVKVDVEGHELNVLNGAVGLLERSRPVFLVEAEDRHRPLATESVFEFFQDRGYSGFFVEDGDIVPVDQFDVEIFQDPNSLLSNGGRKTGQAYINNFFFFPPGKDGWEILAS is encoded by the coding sequence ATGCACCGTCCCAAAACGGCGGAGGTGGAACTCTCGTTTCTGGACAGGATTGTGCGCAACGATGCCGTCACTGTCGATGTCGGTGCCAATTGCGGGCTCTATACCCGCGAACTGGCGCGGCTTTCGCGCCGCGTACATGCGTTCGAACCGTCGCGGGCAATGGCGGATGTTCTCCGCCGAACGTCGGCGCCGAATGTGGTTGTGCATGAAGTCGCGCTATCCGATCACGAGGGTGCGGCGGAGCTCCTGATTCCGCAAAGCGAGGAGGGCGCGGTTCATGGTCTCGCGTCCCTCGAGCCGCAGGTCGCACTTTCGGCAAAATCCTGCACCGTCCTGAATGTTCCGATGGCGCGTCTTGACGACATGATTCAGGACGATGTTGCCTTCGTGAAAGTCGATGTGGAAGGCCACGAGCTGAATGTTCTGAACGGCGCAGTCGGCCTGCTCGAACGAAGCCGGCCGGTTTTCCTTGTCGAAGCAGAAGACAGGCATCGGCCGCTGGCCACTGAATCGGTTTTCGAGTTCTTTCAGGATCGGGGCTATAGCGGATTTTTTGTCGAGGATGGCGACATCGTCCCGGTCGACCAGTTCGATGTCGAAATCTTTCAGGATCCAAACTCGTTGCTCTCCAATGGCGGGCGCAAAACCGGCCAAGCGTACATCAACAACTTCTTTTTCTTTCCGCCCGGCAAGGACGGATGGGAAATTCTCGCCAGCTAG
- a CDS encoding mannose-1-phosphate guanylyltransferase/mannose-6-phosphate isomerase, with translation MTQRQHRIIPVLLSGGTGSRLWPLSRETYPKQLLSLLGEKTLLQQTALRVNDPAMFGGMMVVANAEHRFAVAEQLRGAGVINPTIVLEPFGQNTAPAVALAALVAHESDPDAIILAMPVDHWVGDAAAFRKAVNVGMTAAQAGQFVLFGLRPTSPATGFGYIRASNELAAAPGVHQVAGFVEKPDLPTAERLLATSDHLWNSGIFLLPVRLLIEELSRLAPDILAACRAALAGATRDLDFLRLDEAAFRACPSVSLDYAVMEKTDSAAVVPADFNWSDIGSWSALWEMGNKDSSGNVAIGDVVMEDASGCYVRGEGPLVAALGVDDLIITATPDVVLVASKDRDQDVAKLVGRLKASGHRSATQTQSVHRPWGYYQSIHAGDRFQVKRITVNPGAKLSLQKHFHRAEHWVVVNGTAIVTRDDEEILLRENESVFVPLGCMHRLENPGKVPLNLIEVQSGPYLGEDDIVRVEDIYHRV, from the coding sequence ATGACGCAGCGACAACACCGTATCATTCCTGTTCTTCTGTCGGGCGGGACCGGCTCGCGGCTGTGGCCGTTGTCTCGGGAAACCTATCCCAAACAATTGCTCTCTCTGCTCGGTGAGAAGACGCTGCTGCAGCAGACCGCGCTGCGCGTGAACGATCCCGCGATGTTCGGCGGAATGATGGTCGTTGCGAATGCGGAGCACCGCTTCGCTGTCGCCGAGCAACTGCGTGGAGCAGGCGTCATAAATCCGACCATCGTGCTCGAGCCTTTCGGGCAGAATACGGCACCGGCTGTCGCCCTTGCCGCGCTTGTCGCGCATGAGTCCGATCCGGATGCGATCATTCTCGCCATGCCGGTAGATCATTGGGTTGGTGACGCGGCTGCGTTCCGCAAAGCGGTCAACGTCGGCATGACAGCAGCGCAGGCGGGCCAGTTTGTCCTGTTTGGTTTACGTCCGACCTCGCCGGCAACCGGATTCGGTTATATCCGCGCGAGTAACGAGCTTGCTGCCGCACCCGGCGTCCATCAGGTCGCAGGATTCGTGGAGAAACCGGATTTGCCCACCGCGGAGCGGCTTCTTGCCACCAGCGACCATCTCTGGAACAGCGGAATCTTTCTGCTGCCGGTGCGATTGCTTATCGAGGAACTGTCGCGGCTGGCGCCGGATATCCTCGCGGCATGCCGAGCCGCGTTGGCGGGCGCGACACGCGATCTTGATTTTCTGCGTCTCGATGAAGCGGCCTTCCGGGCGTGCCCATCGGTGTCGCTGGACTACGCCGTGATGGAAAAGACAGATTCGGCTGCAGTGGTTCCGGCGGATTTCAACTGGAGCGATATCGGAAGCTGGTCGGCGCTATGGGAGATGGGTAACAAGGATAGTTCCGGCAATGTGGCGATTGGTGATGTGGTCATGGAGGACGCCAGCGGATGCTACGTCCGCGGCGAGGGGCCTCTGGTCGCCGCCCTGGGCGTCGATGATCTCATTATCACGGCGACACCGGATGTCGTGCTCGTTGCGTCGAAGGATCGCGATCAGGACGTCGCCAAGCTCGTGGGCCGGTTGAAAGCCAGCGGCCATCGCTCGGCGACCCAGACCCAGTCCGTTCATCGGCCGTGGGGCTACTATCAGTCGATTCACGCTGGCGATCGCTTTCAGGTCAAGCGGATCACGGTCAATCCGGGCGCCAAGCTGTCGCTGCAGAAGCATTTTCATCGCGCGGAACATTGGGTGGTCGTAAATGGCACCGCGATCGTCACGCGGGATGACGAGGAAATTCTGCTGCGCGAGAACGAATCGGTTTTCGTCCCGCTGGGATGCATGCATCGCCTCGAAAATCCCGGGAAGGTGCCGCTGAACCTCATCGAGGTGCAATCGGGCCCATATCTCGGCGAGGACGACATTGTGCGCGTGGAAGATATCTACCACCGGGTTTGA
- a CDS encoding sugar transferase — MAATVTTRFVQDNSATPWKGTRLISVRPVEYASSSPYRSRNAYRSRAAVRISHTEPAVAFSKRLFDTSAAALALLFFAPLLIAIAIAIKATSRGPVFFRQYRYGYRNQLFKIYKFRSMHVNLGDAAGIQQTVQGDSRVTRVGQILRSTSLDELPQLINVVKGDMSLVGPRPHVPGMLAANMPYEDLVPYYFQRHTARPGITGLAQVSGCRGSTVEPNLAIARIDHDLDYIEKWSLRMDITIIARTVRREFLSGSGF, encoded by the coding sequence ATGGCCGCGACAGTCACGACCCGTTTTGTTCAGGATAACTCGGCAACGCCATGGAAGGGGACGCGGCTGATCTCGGTTCGCCCGGTCGAATATGCCAGCAGCAGTCCCTATCGCAGCCGCAACGCCTATCGCTCTCGCGCCGCCGTTCGCATTTCGCACACCGAGCCGGCCGTTGCATTCAGCAAACGGCTATTCGACACATCGGCTGCCGCGCTCGCGCTTCTCTTCTTCGCTCCGCTGTTGATTGCGATCGCGATTGCGATCAAGGCGACGTCGCGCGGACCGGTATTCTTTCGGCAGTATCGCTATGGATACCGCAATCAGCTATTCAAGATTTATAAATTCCGTTCGATGCATGTGAATCTTGGCGATGCCGCGGGTATCCAGCAGACCGTTCAGGGTGATTCCAGGGTGACCCGTGTCGGGCAGATCCTGAGAAGCACGAGCCTCGATGAGCTTCCGCAACTAATCAATGTGGTGAAGGGCGATATGTCGCTTGTCGGGCCGCGCCCTCATGTGCCGGGGATGCTCGCGGCCAACATGCCCTATGAAGACCTGGTCCCTTACTATTTTCAGCGCCATACCGCGCGACCCGGGATCACCGGGCTCGCTCAGGTGAGTGGCTGCAGAGGCAGCACGGTCGAACCGAATCTGGCGATTGCACGGATCGATCATGATCTCGATTACATCGAGAAATGGTCGCTGCGGATGGATATCACGATCATCGCACGTACGGTGCGGCGGGAATTCTTGTCTGGCAGCGGATTTTGA
- a CDS encoding metallophosphoesterase, protein MGDIHGRSDLLAETIARIDDDARRRPVEHVVEVYLGDYIDRGPDSSGVLDLLAVRLVRRHAICLRGNHEAILERFLRQDADALYHWSKLGGLQTLASYGVVPRSRSGFETPSAIRRSLMELFPREHELFLQCLRNSFVCGDFLFVHAGIKPGVPMNLQDPEDLYWIRDEFLNSEINHGKVIVHGHTPVDHPDIRQNRINIDTGAWRTGVLTCIAIEGASVLVL, encoded by the coding sequence GTGGGCGATATTCATGGACGCTCGGACCTGCTGGCGGAGACGATCGCGCGCATCGATGACGATGCCCGTCGGCGGCCCGTCGAGCACGTTGTCGAGGTGTATCTCGGCGACTATATCGATCGCGGGCCCGATTCGAGCGGCGTACTCGATCTTCTCGCAGTTCGCCTTGTGCGTCGGCACGCCATTTGCTTGCGCGGTAATCACGAGGCAATCCTCGAGAGATTCCTCCGGCAGGACGCGGATGCTCTTTATCATTGGTCAAAGCTCGGCGGTCTTCAGACACTTGCCTCGTACGGCGTCGTTCCGCGCTCGCGATCTGGATTTGAAACGCCATCCGCGATTCGACGATCGCTGATGGAGCTCTTTCCTCGCGAACACGAATTGTTCTTGCAATGTCTCCGCAACAGTTTCGTTTGTGGAGATTTTTTGTTCGTCCACGCGGGAATAAAGCCAGGCGTTCCCATGAACCTGCAAGATCCAGAGGATCTGTACTGGATTCGGGACGAGTTCCTGAACTCGGAAATCAATCATGGCAAGGTGATTGTGCACGGCCATACTCCGGTCGATCATCCCGACATCAGGCAGAACCGAATCAACATCGACACCGGTGCTTGGCGGACGGGAGTCCTGACGTGCATCGCGATCGAGGGCGCGAGCGTTCTGGTGCTTTAG